The following is a genomic window from Amaranthus tricolor cultivar Red isolate AtriRed21 chromosome 10, ASM2621246v1, whole genome shotgun sequence.
tgacataaagggattttgggtttcttgggtagggaagggcgtatgagaaggagcagaaggagTTATATTCaagaatgcatttgtttccacaacattgatatcttcattccctaggggtacctcttctacatataactctaaagaaggactaggggtagaccttgaatactcccacattgcatctatagccttctcatcctcaaccggaaaagctaacaaatctccactaagattgtacttaaaacttaaattgacagtacttcttgtagtgtcaatgccaatcttagagcatataaaatgtttaaattcattcaaatccatgtatgaattgcatgcaaacagtttacgtcttcccccaacatacttaacattgttactagttgatcgtattgaaccattccaaaagcatacaacagtcacacgaaatgaatccatttctacaacaacacaatacaaaatcaacatcaccatcgtgttcataaatatattaccactacacattttaaattcaacaacaaattctcgAACAAACTATTAATTATGAAGATCAAGGCAAATAATAACTACATTCGACATATTCGTAGAGCTTAATTctaaatgaccactatacatgacatacattttaaaatcaactccaaatagaaaaatttaaaattgaacaacaattagtaaattCGTACTTGAAACAATTGCAACAATTCAACAACAAGTTGAACAacaacaccaaataaaaacgtacctcaataaactgtagatcaacaacaattagtaaattgcaaatatatgaacctacattaatgggaaagttcattaaaattcactaaaccctaattttccaaaaattgaaaaaaatcagaaaaaaaaataccttaattcgaTGTAGGAAGATTATACAACAAATTAGTGGTACCAACTTCGACTTTGATGAATTTAGTTGAAagattgaatgtgattttaatggaggaTAAACGAGGGAGATGTCGAATGAAGCAAAAAAACGcgaactgaaatgaggaagaagaagaaactggaaaaataaaacgacttaagtcgctgttactaacaacgacttaagtcttttaatttttttttccttctctcgctgttactaacagcaacttaTCCAAAGCACTGgtctggatgtacggacgcttattttgggaaataagttttcacggagcttattttaggaaataaGTTGTCTAATTGTCttagttttttcaaattttcgttttTTACCCAGCAATCAGCACTGCAGCATTGACGTAATACGAGTAAGAGATGCTAATTAAAACCCGATCCAATTGAATTGGCCCAATAACgggttaaaaaagaaaatttgaaaaaaaatgagcttttttcaaataaaaaatttctaaaataagcTTTGAAAGTGTTAAATTCTAAAATAAGTGTCTTTTTGTCCTAACCTTAGATAAGGGCTTGCGCGATTagtaataatgaataaatgaaaaaacatattttgtTCTCTATTAGTAACAGTGAacaatagaaagaaaaaaaaaatattttgcagtATTATTCAACAGCTTTACACGTTGAAAAGGAACCAATTCCAATCCTAAGATATATGCAAGCATGAATCAAATATATAACATTAGGTAAATAATGAGACCCTAAAGATGGATCGTAAGTTTCATATAAACATTGTGTACGTATAGAAAATGAGCATAATACATAGTTTGGATGGACATGGATGCGAATGAATAGTTAATTAGGTAATTTATGGTGAATCCTacatttatttagtttttatgaACATAGCTGCATGTAATATTAATCGACATGACTTACAAAACTAACAATAAAAAGTGGTTATTTTGTGATAATGTGGCATGACACTAACAAATTACAATTTCTTGGAAATAAAGGCTTATATTCATAATTGAATTGACGTGGATAgagattattataattaaaaataaaaattaaaagcagTAATTGTCGTAACTAAGTTGTGAGGTAAAAATAAGTGGCATCTATAGTGTACGTTCATCACATTAGAAATGTGAGCACTATTTATTTGACATAAATTACAcaactaatattaattttaaataaatttaataaatactcctatattttatctttataataatagGAATCAATATTGTAGGATGTATATAGTTGGAGGtctatctattttttatttcaaacaataaattagattattaataattatacaacAGCTAACTTAACAATTAAGGATAAATATTTGACGaaagacaaattaaaaataatattcttaTGTACaaccaaaaaatttaaaataatatttaaaatgtaCAACCAAATTTCTATATATTAAGTCAAAAATAATAGGAAGtgaaagaaatataaaattcaaataaaattaaccCCTTAATCCTTTTGTTTAGTAAAGTAATTCAAATAATTGAACCATAAAATgttccaataataataataataataataataaatatagaatccaaaacaaataGTATTATGAGATTAGTCCATCCATGCTGGTAACCATTCCTTGCCATCAATGAAATCCATGGAAAGAAGTTTAGATGCTTCTTCCTGGTTTATACGGCGACTCCATGGAGCTCGTTCCCATGTGCTTGATCCAGGTCCATGACATTCGTACTCCGCGTGATATAAATTACTGATTTTTCACACAACTATTCTTAGTTATCATCTCTTACTATATAAATAATAGTTGAAAAATAAGACTGTATCACTATATCACAATCgtattgtaaagatttttgaatttatcACGACTGAAATATATACTGGCCACATTTACCATAAAATTATTCGTATcaattgtaatatttattttgcaattGTTATCACGACCGTATTTTTACACTTAGgataaaagatttttttttaaaaaacaaactaTACTTTGTTGTCtacttttgatttcgttttGATAAGAGATTTGAACTataaattgttttaaattctttcccattttctttttttctctattgtttccatcaaattaaacaaaaagaaaattaattatcatttatattttttatttagtaacAAAACTCTAAAAATTTTCTCATATTCAATATAAGTGCTTCATTTGACTAATACATTTATCAAtgcataatttttattattaatattatttttgtgttGAGACGAATAAAAAAGATTTAACATAACTTTGTGAtagcttataaattaagaataaaatacaacttaagagtgattaataaataatgttaaaagtcaaatgagacattaTACCTAGAggaacatatatatacattgatTTTACACTAGAAATACCTTTGTGTCTCATGTGCTAAAAAGTTTAATATACTTATCTGTCCCATTTAATCTAcgataaattttcattttgtgctgtcttacaaattttatttttatttttatttttattattgtctgtattatattattttgtaaatatttctCTTCATCAGTTTCACATATTTCTTTGATTcgtcaattaacaaaattattaatattaaattttattgaatAGAATAGTATGACTTACTCAGTTGGGCCATTGTAACTCCAATTAGTCCATCCTTCAGCAGTAATAGTCCCAGAAAAGTAAGTATTAGCAAAGAGCACCCTAGAGTAGGCTCCTTTGGCTCTACCTAAGTAAATTTGGCCAGTTCCATAAATCTTGCTTTTATTGAATATAAATCCACTTGGTTCTTCTTCACTTTCTCTGTTTTGTGCTGTGATTGAGCCATGGATCTTTATCCTTCGATCCACTAGCACAAAGATCTCACAATCCTACAATATTTCACccaacaaaaattaagaaactaaattaattaagaGTCTAAACTAAATCTTTGATGTTAGAGCTACTTGTGTGAGAGACTGTCTGTTGGTAAGATGACCTCAAACAAgaagtctatatatatatatgagatggGATTTAGCCTATCTATGAGACACGTGAGACCGTCTCGGCTTAAGTTTAAAAGGGCATATTGAACAATGTTTTGGTAGTGCTTAAACTATTGAATTTAAAAGAGCTGAAAAATAACAATGATAGCAAGCAAAAGAAAAGTGGTTcttttattgaaaattaaattaatcatttCTGTATGTGGTGAGAATTAAATACTTATCATAAGAATGAAAGGAAAAACTAAAATCAATAGGTCAACTCATTATTCTCAAATGGATAATGTGACAACTTATACTCTACCATGCCCTCACATGCAAGAGTTCTTTGAACGCTAAATATTATTCCTCGAAATGAGGGGCAAATgaaattaattcaaataaaagCGTAAATTGGTGATTGAAGCCTCGGCATTATACACTCTCAGTTTCTCACATCCTAActaccttttttattttagcaACTAAACTAACTAATGTGATCACTATTTCTATTCCTTGTCTTTCTCATAAATAAATAGATACTCCTAAATTGCACTATTCTCTTTCATACTCCTTATATCCCTAAAAAAATTGCCACACTTAATCGTGATTCACTCCTAATtttgtaataattgtattgtAGATAGTGTCCTtatcattttctttaatttattttcacattcgttttttcattttctttaacttTTAATCATACCCACCTACCCATTTCTTTAATACTTAAGACAATTATTTGCAATATCTTAATGATAGTCTGACATATGTATACGTATGGAATtgaaataaatagaaatttaaGATAATACCCACATGAAAAATGGATCTAGCACGACCAAAGATGAAGTCAATAGAACCTTGAATGTAACATCCTTGATAATAATGTCTGCCCTTGGCATCAAACAGAGTATTGTGAGTGCTGAAAAATCCACAATGGTAAAATGCAGCCTTGTCTGATGCTACATACGCAGCCACTGATTGATTTTGTGAGGTGTAGGCTTCCCCTGTTGGTGCATTATTCTGTATATAACAACAACTCTATCAACTTACCAACAATACAAATATTTAACTGTTACTACTCTTTCCGTTTCATATTATTGGTTATTTTTGTTTGAGTACAAAACATATTTTGGAGCCTCAAGCATCAACATAAGTTTTTGATTAAGTTGATTCTTTGCCaagtgttaaagtatataacatatcatggggcctcaaccataagcttatgcttttggttgagttgctTCCTtgaaatggtatcagagccagtgtGAAAAGAGGTCGCTAGTTCGAATTCCAACTACCccttatttaaagtgaaatatttagcgcTAAGTATAAAAAGGATTTGTGTTGCATCTAAATTTCTAGCCCAAAGAGCTCTTGTGTGAAGagacgtgttagagtatataacatattatgaggCTCAACCATCAATTTTTGTATAATGTAAAGaatgttttaaacatttttttttcatggaTATACAACAATATCAATATTAGAGTCTTAATTACAAAAGATTGGAATCGGCTACTTGAACTAATATCTCAGTAGTTCCAATGGTCGtccatatgtttttttttttttttttttttttttttatggatttATGTTGTAAAAGTAGTTGAAAATAAGAATACCTTGAAGCTTATTCCAAATGCAATAAAATTAGGGGCTTCAACCTTGAAAGTTGCAGACTCAATGTTGTCATCAGAGCTCTGTGACCAAATAATAAAGCTCCTACCTTTGCCATTTCCTCTCATGAATATGTAAGGTTTTGTGCGGGGTATATGTACTTTCTCCCTGTTAGTTCGACCACTTTTTCCAATTAaacccataataataataatatttaatattaagcaaaatataatgaaaattattagttttaaaaattaGCATCTGTAAATAAAAGagacttctatttttttttttactaggactcataaaaaattacaaaaattcctaatcaatcattgtataaaagacaaaaagaataataataaaattaataaaattaaaaaaggtaaattaaaattataaaactttcATCCTATTAAATCCTACCTCATAAGTGTGATTTATTAATTTCACAAatcaccgttatttactaaaacCTCCTCAAAAAATTACTCCCATTCATTTCTAATGTTCTTTCTATTTCAACATTCCATTCTaagaaaagataaatttaattaaggttTTTACGATATATTTAGGAGAGCAAGAGAAGTTGAGGAAGACTTAGGAGAGCGTGGGAGGAACAGAATAATAGGGACCTgcatgaacttcacctctccAAAGACCTGATCAGGGATAAGGGCAGTTGGCAgcgccttatccacgtcttGGATTACTAAACCCATTCTTCTTACCCACCATCTGTTATTATTCATTGCTTTTACTTACTGATCTTAATCTCCTTCTCAACTTTTAgccttatttttagttatttgttcgtattctatttattatgTTTAGTTATTTGATTACTATTTATGGTTAACGTGGGCTGTAAGCTGCAAGTTTATGGATAGTTGCagatttctctctctttgaataCCCTTCTCGAgctgagggactctttgaccgcactctctcTATGGGTATGAACTGTCATCTTTTTTTCCTCCCAAACCctaaccatagttttctatgagtgggatacactgggtatgatgatgatgatcttgttagattcgtcttaatgtaaacttttttattatatattattttataatttttattatgcgtatttagagatattgagactAAAAAATTACCTTGAAAACCGTGCAAAAAGTAATTATGAAGGATAAAAAagattagagaaaataattgaattcaaaaaaaagattcttccttcattttttttatttttgcaaaacCTATTTTGCAACTATTCGtcatttattgttattttgcaTATTGCACTTATATATGAGAAAAAATCATAGTAATTGGGATATTTGTTTGATCACATATTTTTATATAGGATTAaagttttatgatttttaattttaaattgattaaggTATAAAGAATTCGAATAATACATCAAATTACGTAAAAAAGATGTTTAGAAAAAGTAAATGCTAACCTATAAACTCCTTTTCTAACATGGATGGTAATCCAATTGGAATTTCCATCTGGAACTGCATTAATTGCTTCTTGAACAGATTTATAGTCTCCATTGCCATTAATATCAACCAAAATTGTTCTATTTGTGGCAATTTTTTGTGTCAAAATTTGAGCGTCAATCACATTCTTATGATGTGGAACTACATGTGCATGATGAGAATTGTGTCCTTCACTAATCTTCACATTTGAAATAAGAATCACACTAATTATTATTGCCAAAATATTCCACAATTTTGTTATTGATAATGGTAAAGAATTACAAAAAGGggttaaattttgaaaatacattattttttataggaggattttttttttttttttgattggaAAAAGGGATTTTaggattaagaaaaaaatatgggCTTAGTAAAATTGATATAGTCTATTTTTGGTGCTTAGAGTTGGAGGCGTAATACAAGGAAAAAGGATTTACTATTGACTATATTATTGTTTCACCATAGATTTTCTAGTGGATTTCTAAAATTGTTATGGTTGTGTGCCTATTTTTTCAATAGTTTTTCAATGGCAAAATTAAGAAGATAACTTTACGCTAAGAGATTAAATAGTCGTAAAGACATTTATTTAGAGGAATACGAATAGCACGTATCATTAACGGAATCGTGATCACAATTCGTGCTATTTGAGGCATTTAGATGACTTCTTAGTCTACAATTGTGAGCACGAATTCAAAAAGCACAGAATTCGATTTATCGTCGGTATTGTACTACCATAGACTGAATAATGAAATAATCCCACAAAGCAATGGACGAAGTACCCCAAATGGGAGCAGCCCCAAAATAAAAGGGTGatcaaaaaaagacaaaatcatGATCCATTCATATTTCATTCAAGCCTACCATAACTAGAAAGATGTCAAATCTCAAGTTTTCAGTATCAAACTTCATGGCAAAAACTGGACTAAAGACTGTTGTGTTAGTGCAGAGTGCCTCATCTATAATGCTCGATACAAGAATCACGTAACTCATTTTTCGTTTGTTTCTGCCAGAAATTCGAGAATCAGATTGACATGTACGTTGGGAAACAGCCATGTAAGATGTGTAAACGCAACTACGTTTATAAAGAACATCGAACAGAAAATGGAGAATCCTGTACTGCTCCTCTTCTGATAAGATCATGGTTGAAGAACAAAACTATCACAGTAATGTCGTCATGGAAATGACGTCTGACTTTCTTGTCAATTTTCTGCAGATCAGAATACCGCATTTCTCTTTTTTTCGCAGCTTCGTGTAGTGCAGCTTTGATAAGCCGTTTTGCACATCCCTGCATTTTCACAAAAATCATGAGACAAGTGTATGAAAGATGCCCAAGAATCTCTAAACGACACGAGACATATGACTGCTAAAAAACAGTAGTGTGTAAAAACTTTGTTTGCTCACTATATGTTACTTGCACTCAAGTACAGATTTTAGATACTGGTTCGGGTCCAAGCTACCAATGTCCGAGGATCAAGGATCgaacacgggtacgtgaagcaaaatgaagagtccgagtaacataggttGCTCATACTCTTCATTTTGTTTCACGTACTCATGTCAGATCCTCGATACTCTGACATGGTTTGACAATAGGGCACTTTATTTTGGACCAGTATTATTGTATTTTTCTGTGATTTAGTCAAGTTGGAAATTCGGACACATACACATGAGTTCCCCAAAACTGGATAACAGCATATAAAGGAAAGAAGAGAGGGAGGAAAGGGGGGCATTTTTCCTTAGGAAAAAGTATCGGATTTGGGTgtgaaagaagaaaaaaataaagaaaaaacataTGGGTGCAAGTAATGGTTGCCAAGTGAGGAAGAAATGTCAGTGAATTGCTACCTCTTGGGTAATATATCATCACCAAAATGAAAGATAATAACTCCCCCGTCTTGTGTCTTTCGATCACCACTAGCTTAAACCCACCTTCCCCTTTAATAATTTGGTGCCTGTTAATAAATTATACCCCTACTCCAAGTATATGACCTTATCGGAAAAGCATAGAAGGATCCATTTTCCTTCCAATTAAAGAAGAACCTTCCATTATCGACACTCTCTTCCTTTCCTCTTCCCACTTTTCATTTCATAAATGATCAAACACAGAACACACTGTTAGCATTCTTTAACAGTTAATCCAGAATCAACAAATGACATCCTACAGTCCCCATGCATTCTTTAATAAAAGTTTATTTCAAGATCTAGGGAGCTCGTACAAAAAATAGACCACGCTAATCCTTTCCTTCATTAAGTGACATGCAGCAATAGGTTATCCTAGAGAAGTACTCCCACTGTCCCTATGAGAAAGATCCCCTTTCTATTTAAGTATGTCCTACTCAATTTGCACCCTTTCATTTTGGCAATGGTTCCACTCccattcttttaatttcattcgcAAACGTTTTCTCTCTTTCCATCTTAAACACTCATTTCTACTCCACTTgctttttgtcttatttttcaactacaaattaatttttactctaCAAGTTTTGGGTGCTTTCTCAAGAGATCATGAGTATTGACTATTGATTAACAAAAACTAATCAGTAGCAGAGCTACTCCACATATTATATGTCACAAGGAACTTTGCACAATGAAAAATCTATACTGATGCATGATTGTTCCTGTGCAAGAAAGAAGCTAAATAGCACATGTTCTTTCAACTAGAAGCTAAACAGGCCATGGGTCCATGCCTTTCCCCAATTTTGCATCTTTATCAAATTCTCATTTGCACGTGGATCATTAACATACCGAAAATTTTCTAGGAAAACCGATGATGGTCTTCTCATAAACTAGATTTCATCTGATGGGTGGACAGCCATATAAATCATCTAGATTGGATCAGAACTTAAGCATACAACAACAATAAGGCAGACCTTAGCCCAAAAGATAGAGCTTGAATATACCATTCAGGATATTAACATATTTTAGGAATCCGCTGTCTTTGTCTCACAATCAAGGTAGTACATCATCTCATGGTAAACCATCAAGGATTCTATTCTTTGGGGGAAAGAGGGCAGAGAGCGGATTTTGGTTTGTACAAGCCCTAGTAGAAATGTTGGTTGGAGCATTAGAGGTGGAACTAATATTGTGTACTTTAGCACTGTTTTGTTCTTCTGTCCGTCATTTCTTCCCTTTTTCCTCTTGTTTTTGGTAAGCTAGGTGGACTGTGGACTTGTGATTAGTGGGAACGCTAACTTCTAGCCTCCTTTAAAAGTACTTCTAAAACCATCAAACATTTCTGAATTGTCTACTAACATACAAACTTATTTCCATAAAGCTTCTATTTCAAAGTTTAGGTAGCAGTTTAAGTACGCATACCGAGTAGCCAGCTTGTGTCTTGTTTGAAACTATGTGACTGTATTTCGGTGCACTAGAAGCTACCAAAAAGTCCGGAATAAACTCAGGTTTTTAATCCTTCAGCAGTATCTTATACTTAAGCAAAGAAAATAACTCGACCAAGGAAAGAGGCAAGGTTCAGAAGAATTTTACATGACTAGGCAGGAAATGTGTACTCCGAGTCTCCTACACATTTCCTCTTATGAAACCTCAAATTGACATCATTTCAGACAAATCAAACATGCATGTGTATTTTAGGACTCACTACAAATGTAGGACTAGTATCGATTTGTACCATGAAAAACATCTAAAACAAAAAGTGACATTGGAAGCATCAACACTAAGGTGATTACATGGGGTCTTGGACTTAGCATACGAACAGGAAGCGTGTTGAATGAATAATTAATTGGTTTTGGCTTTGTCTTTGGCTAGCCAATGAATGAAACAGTGACGTCCCTGGTCAAGCACAAGGCTCTAGCAGCAGCAGTATGTACTATGTACTAAGTTTAGCATCCAAATACGAAATAACCAAGCTtacatttttcttaaagcacATAGTTGTTTGATTGTAGCACAGCTTACAGATGAACAGTCACAATGTGATACCCTTCCTAACAAGCAAGCATCTAGAGATACTGATGTAAGTCTGgacctttatttattttgtttctacAGCATATAAATGAACACAAGAGATTCCAGAGAACAAATTGTCCACAGAAATTGTTTAAATATCGGCTAAGCTCTGTTTAACTTTCTCAAAGTGAAAAGCCTCAAGCACCTTAGCTTACAAGCAGAGGTGATCAAAATAGATCCGGCGACCCAACATTTACCGGACATTATATCCGAGCCTGACCTTGACCCGACTTCAAAgtggatttaaaattatgtaaaaactaaTGTGGACACAAAATCGATTTTGAACTTGACTCGAAACAGAATCGACCCAATGATttaaatgaacacctctacctaCAAGGCTACAAAGATGCTAAATAAGCCTATCCCACAAGAAATCACTATCGACAGCTAAAAACATTGTAGAATATTGTTTATTATCATCAAAAGAGCAAGTTTTCCATATTAATCGGTTCCGATTTTCAAAGTTAAACAAGAAAATACCTTACCCTACAGAACGAAATAAATTACAGAATCATAGCATCAAGAATCAAAATATAAAAGGCCACAGAAAGAGCTTTTCCAGTTCCACAGTACATCATGTAAAGGCAATGCAGACATGCAGAAAAAAGGAAACCCCGTAAACAGATCTATCTCACAAGCAAAGCTAAAAGAAATCCCACTGTAAAATGTCCTTACAATCATATTTCATCTTTTGTCGAACTCCTTTTTATCAATATTGTCAAAACAGTAGTCTAGATGTGTTCATCACATAGCAATTTCAGGGGTGCTTGGTATGGGaacataaaatgtaatggaaaggaaatgataaagaggagtaagggtaaggatatgggttgtagttatatgttgtttggtataacAATATAAGGGAAACACTTACTTGATTATAGAAAGGTAATTTATTACTTGACATATATGGATGATAACAAAATAAGAGTATCCATTACCCTCAAGAAAGGGATTGGCTTAACCTAATattataccaaataaaaaatGTGGAGTAATGGTAATTAAATGCTTAACCTAATATTCTACCAAATAAAAAATGTGGAGTAATGGTAATTGAATCCCTTACTTGGTATAAAAAAGTTCATACCAAAAACTCCCTCAATTTGCACTAAATCAAATACGGAAGTAATCAAATGTTATGCAGAGACCAAAGCAGTACAGGAAAAATAGATATTCACCAAGAATAATAATATCCACAATAGAACAATCTAAAGGTTCTCAAGATTGTCTCTTCGGAGACATCTGTTAAAAAAAAGGTTCTCAAGATTGAGATACAATAATAACAGTGACCATGCAGTGTAACATAAGGGACACATGAGTTCCCCAATCTGATTCATTGAAAGTTAACGCTCCCTATCCGAGGAAGCATACAGACCCATCCTAGAATATACGATGCACCAGAAAATAGTGAAACAAACGCATTACATAGCTGAAAAACATCCTAACAAGCAAAGCAATATAAAAATCGATTCAggtaaaaaaaatcttacagcATGGGGATGACTCTGCACAATATCAACAGCAGTTTCATTTGACAAGTGTTCCCATAAACCATCCGAAGCGAAAATTACAAAAGAATCATCTGGATGAATATGATGTGAAACAATAGATGGAACTGCAGTCAAGATAGGCATATGTACAGGTTCAGTAATCCTGAATTTTGGATTAATCGGATCCCTGTTATATTGAGCATCTTTCATATATACATCTCCAATTGATCTAGAAACCTGCAGAAGTGATTATCATGGAATTGTTTTAATTTCACAACTAAAATACAGAGGGGTCAGAATTGTCAAAACATCATTAAAAGAAAGGTAAATACGTCATAATtcaataagtaaaaaaattggaaaaggtTAAGGTAATAATTCCTCGATGCAGCCACTTATCACTAATGTATTCATAGAAATCAACAAAAGACATTGCCACTTATAAGCTCCCAATGGCAATGACCAGAAAAATTTGGCTGCATGGCAAGAGAAGTTTCTTTTTTGACAATATTCATAATATGAAGAGAATATATGACTCATTCAGGCTTTGGCTTTGTCGTGTGGTTGTTGAAGAGCTTGTCTCATTCAGGCAAGTACACTacaaatttacattgaaaaaaCATCCAAAAGCATGTTCTTCATGTGGGTAACCATCAAGCAGAGACCGGTTACTATAATTCAGCTTATCAAGATATGAAGGACAAGTATTTTCACAACTCTTGTACAATGAAtccaa
Proteins encoded in this region:
- the LOC130825222 gene encoding probable pectinesterase 67; the protein is MYFQNLTPFCNSLPLSITKLWNILAIIISVILISNVKISEGHNSHHAHVVPHHKNVIDAQILTQKIATNRTILVDINGNGDYKSVQEAINAVPDGNSNWITIHVRKGVYREKVHIPRTKPYIFMRGNGKGRSFIIWSQSSDDNIESATFKVEAPNFIAFGISFKNNAPTGEAYTSQNQSVAAYVASDKAAFYHCGFFSTHNTLFDAKGRHYYQGCYIQGSIDFIFGRARSIFHDCEIFVLVDRRIKIHGSITAQNRESEEEPSGFIFNKSKIYGTGQIYLGRAKGAYSRVLFANTYFSGTITAEGWTNWSYNGPTDNLYHAEYECHGPGSSTWERAPWSRRINQEEASKLLSMDFIDGKEWLPAWMD